The following proteins come from a genomic window of Nostoc sp. ATCC 53789:
- a CDS encoding alpha-amylase family glycosyl hydrolase, translating to MAKPIEFNLFAPYNKGAALIGSFSDWQEIPMEKGDDGYFRTSVELEDGAYQYKFRIQSNSWFFEPEQWVDVTDPYATDIDELSGKDDSVIHVKDGERITDTYVWQHDDKPLPADHELVIYELHVGDFSGGEDDPYARGKYKHVIEKLDYLCELGVNAIELMPLKEYPGDYSWGYNPRHFFATESSYGSTAELKKLIDECHARGIRVILDGIYNHSEASAPLTQIDHDYWYHHEPRDPDNNWGPEFNYEHYDEKLDIKPAWKFTGEAIRFWISEYHLDGIRYDAARQIANYDFMHWIVQEAKKTAGAKPFYNVAEHIPETTSITNVDGPMDGCWHDSFYHCILEHICGDTFDLERLKDVIDCKRQGFLGATNVVNYLTNHDHNHVMVELGNREIFDEEAFRRAKLGVAILMTAVGVPLIWMGEEFGEYKPKQPESSKIDWTLLGNDLNRSLFESYKGLTNLRKSNHALYTENIDFIHENPEAKVLAYTRWNDEGSRVVVIANFSENFLAGYHVPNFPSAGTWHEWTGNYDVESSDDGILTDLGPYEAKVFVWQ from the coding sequence ATGGCAAAGCCAATTGAATTTAATTTATTTGCACCATACAATAAGGGAGCCGCATTAATTGGTTCTTTTTCTGATTGGCAAGAAATACCAATGGAAAAAGGTGATGATGGTTATTTTCGCACAAGTGTTGAATTAGAAGACGGCGCTTATCAATATAAATTTCGCATCCAGTCAAATTCATGGTTTTTTGAACCAGAACAATGGGTTGATGTTACAGACCCTTATGCAACTGATATAGATGAACTGAGTGGAAAAGATGATAGTGTTATCCATGTAAAAGATGGTGAAAGAATTACTGATACTTATGTCTGGCAACATGATGATAAACCTTTACCTGCTGACCACGAATTAGTAATTTATGAATTGCACGTTGGTGACTTTTCTGGCGGCGAGGATGATCCTTATGCACGAGGCAAGTATAAACACGTCATTGAAAAGTTAGATTATTTGTGTGAACTAGGAGTCAATGCTATTGAGTTGATGCCACTTAAAGAATATCCTGGTGATTATAGTTGGGGTTATAATCCTCGCCACTTCTTTGCAACAGAATCAAGCTATGGTTCTACTGCTGAGTTAAAAAAATTGATTGATGAGTGTCATGCCAGAGGAATTCGTGTAATTCTTGACGGTATTTATAACCACTCAGAAGCATCTGCTCCTCTAACACAAATTGACCACGATTATTGGTATCATCACGAACCTCGTGACCCTGATAATAACTGGGGGCCTGAGTTTAATTATGAACATTATGACGAAAAATTAGATATTAAACCAGCCTGGAAATTTACTGGTGAGGCAATCCGTTTTTGGATATCAGAATATCATCTTGATGGTATTCGCTATGATGCAGCACGGCAAATTGCAAATTATGACTTCATGCACTGGATTGTTCAAGAAGCCAAAAAAACTGCTGGTGCAAAGCCTTTTTACAACGTTGCTGAACACATTCCTGAAACTACCAGCATTACCAATGTAGATGGGCCAATGGATGGTTGCTGGCATGATAGTTTCTATCACTGCATTCTAGAACATATCTGCGGTGATACATTTGATTTAGAGCGCCTCAAAGATGTTATTGACTGCAAACGCCAAGGCTTCTTGGGTGCTACGAATGTAGTAAATTACCTCACCAACCATGACCATAACCATGTCATGGTTGAATTGGGGAACCGTGAGATTTTTGACGAAGAAGCCTTTAGACGGGCTAAATTAGGAGTTGCCATCCTAATGACTGCTGTTGGCGTACCTTTGATTTGGATGGGAGAGGAATTTGGTGAGTACAAACCCAAACAACCTGAATCATCAAAAATTGATTGGACTCTGCTAGGTAACGATCTCAATCGTAGTTTATTTGAATCATACAAAGGCTTAACTAACCTGCGTAAAAGTAATCACGCTCTCTACACAGAAAATATTGACTTTATCCACGAAAATCCAGAGGCAAAAGTATTAGCTTATACTCGTTGGAATGATGAAGGTTCTCGTGTCGTCGTAATCGCAAATTTCTCAGAAAACTTCCTAGCTGGCTATCATGTTCCTAACTTTCCGAGTGCTGGTACATGGCACGAATGGACAGGCAATTATGATGTCGAATCTAGTGATGATGGTATACTAACTGACTTAGGGCCATACGAAGCCAAAGTGTTTGTATGGCAGTAA
- a CDS encoding 3-deoxy-7-phosphoheptulonate synthase, producing MHNKLFNTNIDNANIENDRILLTPNEIKSKLPLTQLAEQRVLAYRQEIEDILDFQDRRKFIVVGPCSIHDPKAALEYSERLKALSEQVKDKLLLIMRVYFEKPRTTVGWKGLINDPDMDDSFHVENGLLIARDLLLKITELGLPAGTEALDPIIPQYISELITWSAIGARTTESQTHREMASGLSMPVGFKNGTDGNIQVALNALQSARNPHNFLGINQNGQVSVFQTKGNGYGHVILRGGSQPNFDAANVKLVEDKLKQANLPPRIVIDCSHGNTNKDYKLQGAVLENIIQQIVDGNTSIVGMMLESHLYEGSQPITGKEELKYGVSVTDKCISWEETEKIILAAYEKLK from the coding sequence ATGCACAACAAATTATTTAATACTAATATCGACAACGCTAACATTGAGAACGATCGCATTTTATTAACTCCCAATGAAATAAAATCAAAATTACCTTTAACACAATTAGCCGAACAAAGAGTTTTAGCATACAGACAGGAAATAGAAGATATCCTAGATTTTCAGGATCGGAGAAAGTTTATAGTAGTTGGCCCATGCTCAATCCACGATCCAAAAGCAGCGCTCGAATATTCTGAAAGGTTGAAAGCGTTGTCTGAGCAAGTTAAGGATAAGCTGCTACTAATAATGCGTGTATACTTTGAAAAGCCAAGAACAACCGTTGGTTGGAAAGGATTAATTAACGATCCAGATATGGATGATTCTTTCCATGTAGAGAATGGTTTATTAATTGCACGCGATCTGTTATTAAAAATTACAGAATTGGGATTACCTGCGGGTACAGAAGCATTAGATCCAATCATACCTCAATACATTAGTGAACTGATTACATGGTCTGCTATTGGGGCACGCACGACCGAATCACAAACTCACCGTGAAATGGCAAGTGGACTTTCGATGCCTGTGGGTTTTAAAAACGGAACTGATGGCAATATTCAAGTAGCTTTGAATGCCCTACAATCAGCTAGAAACCCGCATAATTTTCTGGGAATTAATCAAAACGGACAAGTCAGCGTCTTTCAAACTAAAGGGAATGGCTATGGTCACGTAATTTTAAGAGGTGGTAGTCAACCCAACTTTGATGCAGCAAATGTAAAATTAGTAGAAGATAAATTAAAACAGGCGAATTTACCACCAAGAATTGTTATCGACTGTAGCCACGGAAATACTAATAAAGATTACAAATTACAAGGTGCTGTTTTAGAAAATATTATTCAGCAAATAGTAGATGGCAATACATCAATAGTTGGCATGATGCTGGAATCACATTTATATGAAGGTAGTCAACCAATTACTGGTAAAGAAGAATTAAAATATGGAGTTTCTGTAACTGATAAATGTATTAGTTGGGAAGAAACCGAAAAAATTATTTTGGCTGCTTACGAAAAACTTAAGTAA